The segment GGCGAAGAGAGGGAAGCTAGAGACGCCTACTTGGAGAGGCGGCGAGACTGCGAGACGCTAGAAAAACTAAAAGAGCGCGAACAGGAGGCTCACGCGGTTGCCGCGAGGCGGTGGGAGCATCGGCAAAGCGATGAGGCCATAGCGCAACGGAGGGCGGCCTGATGAGTATCGGAGGCCCAAACGCGGTTCAGCATCGCATCCGACAGATCGAGGCGAGAATCGCCGAGATCGAAGGGGAGACGGTCCAACAGGAAGAGATATTGCCTCTTGGCTTTCCCAGCGGCGGCCCCATCCCCAGCGGTCTAACCTTGAGACGCGCAGGCGACTTCGATTCTATCATCGAATCCGCGGCGACCCGATACAATTTGAGCTCAGAACTTCTGAAGGCCGTGATCGACGCAGAATCGAGCGGCGACCCAAGCGCCGTATCGCCAAAAGGCGCGATGGGACTGATGCAACTGATGCCGGGCACGGCCAAAGCGCTGGGCGTCAGCGACCCGTTCGACCCCGAACAGAACATTGACGGCGGCGCAAGGTATCTAAGAAGATTGATGGATCAGTTCGGAGAACCTTCGCTCGCGCTGGCCGCCTACAACGCCGGCCCCGGAGCGGTCAAAAAGTATGGGGGCGTGCCGCCCTATCCAGAAACGCAGAACTACATCCAAAAGATTTTGTCGAACGTTCGATAACGGAGGAATAGAGATGAAGAGAG is part of the Armatimonadota bacterium genome and harbors:
- a CDS encoding lytic transglycosylase domain-containing protein, whose protein sequence is MSIGGPNAVQHRIRQIEARIAEIEGETVQQEEILPLGFPSGGPIPSGLTLRRAGDFDSIIESAATRYNLSSELLKAVIDAESSGDPSAVSPKGAMGLMQLMPGTAKALGVSDPFDPEQNIDGGARYLRRLMDQFGEPSLALAAYNAGPGAVKKYGGVPPYPETQNYIQKILSNVR